One window of the Montipora foliosa isolate CH-2021 chromosome 4, ASM3666993v2, whole genome shotgun sequence genome contains the following:
- the LOC138000540 gene encoding tauropine dehydrogenase-like isoform X1, with the protein MLLLLTKQHSSPPKYCVQLSKNSEDNMSTESNIKLLICGSGNGAHAFAGIASSKPGTEVRVLSLYQDEAERWSKIMETADLEVTCHRRDQEPHVIKSKPALVTKNPEEAARNVDIIAFVLPAFAHKIFLEVLKPHIEPGMTIVGLPGASGLEFQVRGILGEKANDCTVMNFESLPWACRLGEFGTKCDVLGTKDTLVGAMQIGSGAAPKKDPVASLQYLLGEVPRLTVSGHLIAVSLMNPNACGHPSFMYGQWEGWDGKPVEEVPMFYTGVSEETAELYVKMSDECVQMGKVITEKTGADMSQVVPMIQWDLRCYPNDIADKTNMWTVLRTNAAYQGLKHPMKSTADGKFVPDFQHRYLTEDIPYGLAVIRGVGEIVGVKTPHIDKVLLWAQERVGKKYLEGDQFNGADVASTRAPQAYGIFTVKDMMG; encoded by the exons ATGCTCCTTCTTCTTACAAAACAACACAGCAGTCCGCCAAAATATTGT GTCCAGTTGTCGAAAAATAGCGAGGATAACATGAGTACGGAGAGCAATATCAAATTGCTAATTTGTGGCAGCGGTAATGGAGCTCACGCGTTTGCAGGAATCGCTTCATCCAAGCCAGGAACTGAAGTACGAGTACTCAGTTTGTACCAAGACGAGGCTGAACGGTGGAGTAAAATTATGGAAACAGCTGACCTAGAGGTCACATGCCATCGGCGTGATCAAGAGCCTCACGTGATCAAATCTAAGCCAGCTCTCGTAACGAAGAACCCAGAGGAAGCTGCGCGCAATGTTGACATCATTGCCTTTGTGTTACCAGCGTTTGCGCATAAAATTTTCTTGGAGGTGCTCAAGCCGCACATTGAGCCTGGCATGACCATCGTTGGGTTGCCTGGGGCGTCAGGATTGGAGTTCCAGGTGCGAGGAATCCTTGGAGAAAAGGCCAATGATTGCACTGTCATGAATTTTGAATCTCTTCCTTGGGCGTGTCGACTGGGCGAGTTCGGCACAAAATGTGATGTTCTTGGAACTAAGGATACTTTGGTTGGAGCGATGCAG ATTGGATCTGGTGCTGCACCCAAGAAGGACCCAGTAGCTTCTCTGCAATACTTGTTGGGGGAGGTTCCTCGTTTGACAGTGTCTGGTCACCTCATTGCAGTCTCTCTGATGAATCCTAACGCCTGCGGTCACCCGTCCTTCATGTATGGCCAATGGGAGGGGTGGGACGGGAAACCAGTGGAAGAAGTTCCCATGTTTTACACTGGAGTCAGTGAAGAAACTGCTGAGCTCTACGTAAAAATGTCGGATGAGTGTGTGCAGATGGGCAAAGTGATCACGGAAAAAACAGGAGCGGATATGTCTCAG GTTGTTCCTATGATACAGTGGGATTTACGCTGTTACCCTAACGATATAGCAGACAAAACAAATATGTGGACCGTCCTGCGGACCAATGCCGCATATCAAGGCCTCAAACATCCCATGAAAAGTACAGCTGATGGTAAATTCGTCCCAGACTTCCAACACCGGTATCTGACAGAAGACATTCCATACGGGCTTGCGGTCATACGGGGTGTAGGGGAAATTGTAGGGGTGAAGACGCCGCACATCGATAAAGTGTTACTGTGGGCTCAGGAACGCGTTGGGAAAAAGTACCTTGAGGGGGATCAATTCAATGGCGCTGATGTCGCTTCTACACGAGCCCCTCAAGCATACGGTATTTTTACAGTGAAAGACATGATGGGATAA
- the LOC138000540 gene encoding tauropine dehydrogenase-like isoform X2 gives MSTESNIKLLICGSGNGAHAFAGIASSKPGTEVRVLSLYQDEAERWSKIMETADLEVTCHRRDQEPHVIKSKPALVTKNPEEAARNVDIIAFVLPAFAHKIFLEVLKPHIEPGMTIVGLPGASGLEFQVRGILGEKANDCTVMNFESLPWACRLGEFGTKCDVLGTKDTLVGAMQIGSGAAPKKDPVASLQYLLGEVPRLTVSGHLIAVSLMNPNACGHPSFMYGQWEGWDGKPVEEVPMFYTGVSEETAELYVKMSDECVQMGKVITEKTGADMSQVVPMIQWDLRCYPNDIADKTNMWTVLRTNAAYQGLKHPMKSTADGKFVPDFQHRYLTEDIPYGLAVIRGVGEIVGVKTPHIDKVLLWAQERVGKKYLEGDQFNGADVASTRAPQAYGIFTVKDMMG, from the exons ATGAGTACGGAGAGCAATATCAAATTGCTAATTTGTGGCAGCGGTAATGGAGCTCACGCGTTTGCAGGAATCGCTTCATCCAAGCCAGGAACTGAAGTACGAGTACTCAGTTTGTACCAAGACGAGGCTGAACGGTGGAGTAAAATTATGGAAACAGCTGACCTAGAGGTCACATGCCATCGGCGTGATCAAGAGCCTCACGTGATCAAATCTAAGCCAGCTCTCGTAACGAAGAACCCAGAGGAAGCTGCGCGCAATGTTGACATCATTGCCTTTGTGTTACCAGCGTTTGCGCATAAAATTTTCTTGGAGGTGCTCAAGCCGCACATTGAGCCTGGCATGACCATCGTTGGGTTGCCTGGGGCGTCAGGATTGGAGTTCCAGGTGCGAGGAATCCTTGGAGAAAAGGCCAATGATTGCACTGTCATGAATTTTGAATCTCTTCCTTGGGCGTGTCGACTGGGCGAGTTCGGCACAAAATGTGATGTTCTTGGAACTAAGGATACTTTGGTTGGAGCGATGCAG ATTGGATCTGGTGCTGCACCCAAGAAGGACCCAGTAGCTTCTCTGCAATACTTGTTGGGGGAGGTTCCTCGTTTGACAGTGTCTGGTCACCTCATTGCAGTCTCTCTGATGAATCCTAACGCCTGCGGTCACCCGTCCTTCATGTATGGCCAATGGGAGGGGTGGGACGGGAAACCAGTGGAAGAAGTTCCCATGTTTTACACTGGAGTCAGTGAAGAAACTGCTGAGCTCTACGTAAAAATGTCGGATGAGTGTGTGCAGATGGGCAAAGTGATCACGGAAAAAACAGGAGCGGATATGTCTCAG GTTGTTCCTATGATACAGTGGGATTTACGCTGTTACCCTAACGATATAGCAGACAAAACAAATATGTGGACCGTCCTGCGGACCAATGCCGCATATCAAGGCCTCAAACATCCCATGAAAAGTACAGCTGATGGTAAATTCGTCCCAGACTTCCAACACCGGTATCTGACAGAAGACATTCCATACGGGCTTGCGGTCATACGGGGTGTAGGGGAAATTGTAGGGGTGAAGACGCCGCACATCGATAAAGTGTTACTGTGGGCTCAGGAACGCGTTGGGAAAAAGTACCTTGAGGGGGATCAATTCAATGGCGCTGATGTCGCTTCTACACGAGCCCCTCAAGCATACGGTATTTTTACAGTGAAAGACATGATGGGATAA